CTCGCAGGTGCGCGAGGTTGAATAGCCGATAGTGCAGCCTTCCAACTGGCCGGGAAGCTCCTTGAGGGCCACTTCGTTCAGTTCGGGGTAGTTGAACCCCCGGTCTCCGGCAAAGCCGCAGCAGAACACGCCTTCAGGTACCACGACTTCACGGGCACAGCGTCTGGTCAGCGCCTCCATCTTTTCGGCCAGTCCCATCTTGCGGGTGGAGCAGGTGACGTGCAGTGCCACGCGCTTGTTCACGGGCGTCAGATCAAGTCTGTCCATGAGGTGGGTGAGCGCGAATTCCACTGGCTCAAAGAGCTTCAATCCCTTGATGTGTTCTTGCATCCGATAGAGACATGGACTGGTGTCACAAAGAATGGGATATTTCCCGTTCTGTGATGCGTCCCGAAGGGCTGTTTCAAGCTCGGCAAGTTTTGCGTCGGCCTCATCCATGAATCCTTTGGACTCCCACGGCTGTCCACAGCAAAGGTCGTTCATTCTATCGGGATGGATGACTTCAAACCCGGCCTTTGCGAGTACACTCAAGGTGTGATCCCGCAGGGCGGACTTGTCCGGGTCTTTCTTTTCCGGTCCCATGTGGCGGGCCACACAACTGGGGAAGTACACGACCTTGTCCGGACTGGGTGGCGTTTCGGTCATGGTTGGTCTGGTGGCGGGCCGTGGCATGGAGGTGTTCCATTGCGGGATGCGCTTGCCGGAATATTTGTGCAGTCCTTTGGCGGCAGCGGTCATGGCCTTGTCGCCCAAGAGATCATGGGTGGCACCAGCCACGGCAAGGTCTGCGCTGATGAATTTCGTGGTGAGTGAAAAGGAGTTCGCTATCATCGAGGCCATCTTTTTTTCCCATGTGCCGCGAGCCCAGGACCGATAGACCTTAATGAATTTGCCGGTATTGATGGCAACAGGGCAGCGGAGAGCGCAGAGGCCGTCAGCGGCACACGTGGCTTCGCCGTCGTAGTCGAAACTCTTTTTGAAAGCAGCCATGGCTTCCCTGGAATCGCCTTCGAGCTTCCCGCGCGACATTTCGCGATAGGCCACAATTCGTTGACGCGGCGTCAGCGTCAGTTCGCGTGATGGACAGGTCGGCTCGCAGAAACCACACTCGATGCATGTGTCGATGATGTCGTTTGCCACAGGCAGCGGTTTGAGGTTCTTGAGGTGTGCCTCGGGGTCTTCGTTGAGAATGACACCGGGATTGAGCAGGCCGTCTGGATCGAAAATCTGTTTGATTTCCTGCATCAGTTCATAGGCTTCGCGCCCCCATTCCAGCTCCACGAAATGCGCCATGTTTCTGCCGGTACCGTGTTCGGCCTTGAGAGAACCCTTGTAAACGTCGGCAACCATGTGGGTGACGTCATCCATGAATTGCGCGTATCGATCAATTTCGGTTTGTACGTTGAAGTCCTGGGTGAACACGAAGTGCAGGTTGCCTTCCAGAGCATGGCCGAAGATGATCGCCTTGTCGTAGCCGTTTTTCTTGAAGAGTTTTTGCAGATCAAGCGTGGCTTGCGCCAGGTCCTTGATGGGGAAGGCCACATCCTCGATGATGACGGTGGTTCCTGCGTCGCGCACTGCACCTACTGCGGGGAAAAGACCTCGCCTGACATTCCACAGGGAGTTGAATTCCGCAGGGATCGAAGTGAATTCATGGGGCGTGACACTGGGCAGTTCTTTGATCGCGTCAAGTACCTTACTGATCTTGTCCTGAAGGATTTTATCCGTGCGACCGCGAACTTCCACCAACAGGGCACTTGCCTCTGGGCCGAGTTCCTTCAAGCCTTCGGGCATACCCGGCTTATCCTGTACCGAGGCCAGGGCTGCCCGGTCCATGAGCTCGGCGGCAGAGACTTTCTGGGCGCGGCAGATGGTGGCTGCTTCACAGGCCGAACGTATATCCGGGAATCGCATGAGTGCTGAGGCCTTGTGTGGGTGCTCCACAACAGTCCGGTAAACTACCTTGGAAATGAATGCGAGCGTCCCTTCGGAGCCGACAAGCAGGTGCTGGAGGATTTCGAACGGGTCTTCGAAATCCACAATGGCGTTCAGGCTGTAGCCTGTGGTGTTCTTGATCTTGAATTTGTGTTTGATCCGGGCTGCCAGTTTCGTGTTGTCCAACACCTTTTTGCGAAGGCGGGAAATGTCTTTGAGAATCTTGCCGTGACTTTTTTGGAAGGCCTTTCTGCTTGTTTCGTCTCCCGTGTCGAGAATAGTGCCGTCTGCCAGGACTATACGCATTGAATCCAATGTCTTGTATGAGTTCTCGGCCACGCCGCAACACATGCCTGAGGCGTTGTTCGCCACGATGCCGCCGATCTTGCAAGTGTCGATGCTAGCCGGGTCAGGTCCGATTTTCTTTCCGTGCGGGGCAAGAATCTTGTTGGCATGACTGCCGATGATCCCTGGTTCCAGGGCAATTTTTTTGGCGTTGTCCAGAATTTCGTAATCGCGCCAGCCTTCGCCCAGCCGAATAAGGATCGAGTCACTGATAGCCTGTCCTGAAAGTGAGGTGCCGGCTGCACGGAATGTCACGGAGACTTTGTGCTGTTTGGCTGATTTGAGAATGTGCACCACTTCATCTTCGTTTTGGGTATCGACGACAATCTTGGGGATCAGTCTGTAAAAGCTTGCGTCTGTGCCATATGCCAAGGTCCGCAACGCATCGGTATATATCCGATCTTTTGGAATATGGTTGAGGATCTCTCTGTAAACTTGATCGTATGGCGCTGGAAGCATACTGCGCTCCTTGTTTTTCCGGGGTGTCACCCGGGTGAAAAGGATTCCAACAATAGCATACTATGGAGTCAGGAAACAATACTGTTTGTGTTATAAAGGTGCGACCTTTCTCGCACTTGGCTTTCATGTGCCCAGTGTGTATCTTGTTACAGCTATACACACCTCAAAATACATTCGACGGCAGGATATATGGTTGAAACTCAAGTCTATTTCATAGGGGCTGGCCCGGGCGATCCTGAATTGTTGACGGTCAAGGGACAGCGTCTCATCAACAAGGCCGATCTCGTCCTGTATGCCGGGTCACTGGTGCCTGTTGAAATTGTGGCCGGAGCCAAGGCCGGGGCAAAGGTTGAGGATTCCGCCCCTTTGAATTTGGAAGAAACACACGATTTGATGATGGAAACAGTTCGCGCGGGCGGCATGGTCGCACGGGTGCACACAGGTGATCCGTCTTTGTATGGTGCCATTCGTGAGCAGATTGAATTGCTTGATCGCGACGGAGTAACGTATGCCGTGGTGCCGGGTGTGACCGCTGGGTTCGCGGCTGCGGCTGCAGCAATGAAGTCATATACAGTGCCGGAAGTGACCCAGACCTTGATTTTCACGCGACTGGCCGGGAAAACGCCGGTGCCGGAAGACGAGGATTTGCGGAAACTGGCGGCTCATGGTTCAGCCATGTGCATTTATCTGTCTGCCGGGAATCCTGAAGGTATCCAGACTGAACTTCTGGCCGGTGGTCTGGCAGAATCCACACTGGTCGTCATGGCCTATCGCGTTGGCTGGCCTGAAGAGAAGATTGTTGAAACCGAGCTCGGCCGTTTGGCGCAGACCGCGCGCACCAATGATTTCATTCGTCAGACAGTTTTTCTGATCCTGCCCGGGCAGGGGGTAGAGGATGCAGGAACGGCAAAATCTCTTCTCTATGACGAGACCTTCAAACACATGTATCGAAAATAGGTGAAGGAATGGAGACGCTGCAAATACAAACACATGACCGGGAAGCAATGGTGGATATCACCACTGTCGTTCGCAAGCTTATCCATGAAAACGGATGGTCTGACGGCGTACTCATGCTCTATTGTCCGCACACCACCGGGGCCATCACCATCAATGAAGGCGCAGATCCCGATGTGGTGCGTGATATCCTCGTGAACATGCGCAAACTCGTGCCGCACCGAGGCGACTACCATCACGCCGAAGGCAATTCCGACGCACACATCAAGTCCTCCATGTTCGGCTGTGATCAGCTCGTCATCGTGGAAGGCGGTAACATCCAGCTTGGCACATGGCAGAAGATTTATTTCTGCGAGTTCGACGGGCCGAGGACACGCAAACTGTGGGTGAAGTGGTTGGCTGCATGATGATTGACTAAAAGAATAAAGGCCCGGAGCAAACGCTTCGGGCCTTGTATTTTATTGTATCTACCAACTGACAAGTCCGGCGTTCATAAGCCCTCCTATGACGAGAGATATGCCCAGAGCCACGGCGCAGAGGCCGACTGTGTATGTCACGGCCAATCGAATGGTGGAGACATCTTCGATCGTCTTTTCTCCCAGTTCATCGTTGGTTCTGAGTCGTGCCAGCCACGCCGGTCGTTCTTTACTTGCGGATTCAAGATCCGTGTCGCCGCAGAACATGGCCCGGTCCATGGGGAAGCTGTGCCGTCGCAAATGGGCGATGGCAAAATGAACGACGAAGATGTGCAACATGGCCAGACACGCCTCTATGCGGTGTACCCACAGAGCCACGTTGAGGGACCAGCCCTTGAAGTAGCGGGAGGTTTCCAGTGGCGCGAAGAGCATGAGTCCTGTGGTGCCGAGAATGATCATGCCCCAGAAGACAGCCCAGTAATCGAATTTCTCCCAATACCCCCATCGCTCGAAGCGAGGAGCCCTGCCGCCGAACATCCAGCGTAGATGGGTGAAGAATTGACGCACGTCTCTTTTTTGCAGCCACAGCCCGTCGTCGCTGTGGATTTTTTGGGACATGACAACGAACACGACATACGCCAGGTGGTAGATGAAGAGGAATATCATGAACAGTCCGACGTATTTGTGGACAGTCAGGCATCCTTCATAGCCACCAAAGGGCTGTGCCAGGGTCATGCCCCAGTTGGTTTCAATATACATTCTGGCTGTGCCGGTGACGGACTGCACCAGAAATGAGAGCATCAACAGGGCGTGAAACGCTTTTTGAGCAGGGGTGAATCGTTTTAATCTCATTCGTCCCCCTTTTTTTTCCTGGTGAAGAGTTCTCGTAGCATCCATAGGCCGGTATGCGGCAGGAAGAGTGCAAATGAGAAGAAGGCTATTGCCAGCATTATCCAGGTTGCCCAGTAGAGGGCAGGGAAACTCTCCGCTGTTCCTGCCAGCAGGGGCGAGGGCTCATGCACCACATACATGGCGAATGAACCGCTCGCACCCTGATGACATTTTGCACAGACATAGGCATGCCTGCGGATGGGGTTAAGAGGAGAGAAGTAATAGTTTACTCCGGCAATAGCCCCTGTGCCGTGGCACTGGCTACAGTCGATATTTCGCCGTGTTGCGTGGCGATTGTTGTGCGCGGCTTCCTTGTGGCAGCTTTCACATCGTTGATGCCGATAGTTTGCCAGTCCGGCGTGGGCGTCTGCCTGATACGTCGCGACTTTGCCGCTGCCCCCTCTGCTTATGACTCCCGAAGGGGCGTTCCATTGCCTGAACGGGCTTCCCCGGCCCGGTATGACCTCGTGTTCTTCGTAAAAGCCTGTGCTTGCTTCCCGGAGCGTATACCGTTGGGTACCGGCCAGCTCTTCCTGCGCTGCACAAGGCAACGCAAGGAACAGCCCGGTCAGAAGCAGGCTTGTTATGAATATTCTGTGCATGTTTGCCCCCTACTTATAGGGATTCAAAGGCTCCACGACCTTGCCCTTGGGCTTGGGCATTGAAGCCAGCAACTCAAACTGCTTTTGCAGTTCGGCCAGGTTGGCATCCTTGTGGCGATGGCAATTCTGACAGGAGTTGGGAATCTCCGGATTCTCCAGAGTCCCTGATGGCAGCAGCGTCTTGAAGACATGGCTGTGAATATCGCTGGATTCGGCGCTTTTGGCGATACGCGGCATATGACAGCCCACGCAGTTGGCGAACGAGTGAATGGAATGCGCCATGTTGCTGTTCTGCTGCTTGTGACAGCCCAGACATGAAGCTGACCCCGCAGCCTTGGTCTGGAAGCGGGTGGCAGGCATGCCCAATTGGTGCACGGAATGGCAGGACGTACAGGTCACGCCTTCCCTGCGATGTTCCGATTTCACCCAGTCGATATACTGCTGATGGTGCCCCTTGGAAAATTCGTTGGGGTACATGTGGTTTTTGTCGCCCGCAGCGTATGATGTGGATTCATAATACGGCTCCAGGGCTTTGCCGGGGGTATATCCCACTGGCCAGCTTGCACCCTTTGCCATAGTAGACTTGCCGCGATTGTGACAGCTGCCGCAGACCTGCACGGAAGTGCCGCGTGGCATTTTGGCCGGATTGAGGATGGTTTCACGCTTTTCGAAGACAGCTGTTTTGGGAAGAGCGATGTGCCAGGAGCCGGCTCCATGACAGGCCTCACAGCCTACGCCCGGTTCCGTGAAAGAACTGTTGGCAGGATACTCAAGATCAAGCTTGGTGCCGGTGGTGTGGCATCCGCCGCATTTGAGCAGCCAGGGTCGTTTATCCCAGTCATTTTCATGATAATTGACCCATCGTCCGGTCTCAGTGTTGAACTGAATAGGTGAGATATAAAGAATGCCGTCTTTTTCTATGATATAGCGTTGTTTCCATTCATTACCGATGGTGTACTTGATTTCTTCTATTGTCGGGAAATAGATGTCACTCAATGGGAGTTTGAGTTTGCCCTTGTCTTCAAGCTGTTTGAAGTCTGCTTTGATACTGTCAATGTTGATGTCTGCAATGAAGGCATCTGTATTCACTGTGACATCCTGAGCCATGCGGCTATGGTTGGTAACTTTCCAGGAATCGTAGTGTTCAAGGTGGCAGGTTTTACACGTTTCCGATCCGACGAATTCCTTGGGCTGTGATGTAATTTTTTTTACATCGAAGACCGGTTCCCCGGCAGTGCACCCGACCAGTATCATGGCAAAGAATGTCATGCCGATGAATAAGACACTTGTTCTCCTCATCACTTTCTCCTCTGTTGGCTTCACCAGGGATAATCCCCATTATTATTCCATAACAAAACTAAGCAAAATGAGGATTATAATTTGTGCCATGGAAAAGTAGGTCAAAGGATTCTCACCTCATACCGACCTCAAAGGGATGTGTTTGTCTTGTCGTTTGTGAGGATAGAGGACTGAGTGGCTGTTATGCTTTCACTTGTTGTAGATGACGTTCAATTGCTCGACAGAGTCAACCAAGGTCGGAGAATGTCTTGATGATTTCGTAATTTTATGAAGAGCCTTGCGTCTTTTCCCATCGCAGGAAACACACCCCCATTGATCGTTTACGGTGAACTGGCAACTGAGCCAGCTCAGGTAGCGGTGGTAGGTGTTTTCACGGCATTTGGCGCAGTGCCGTATCTGGAGTATGCTCATGGTTCCCTCTATTGGAATGTTTGAGCGCACTATATTATGGAATGAAAGAGAGGGGGCGCCTTGTTGGGTGACGTCTTTGTAAAGAGTATGGAACTTTGTGAAGAAGGGCGGTAACGAGGTGCTTCCCGCTTCCTTCTTGCGGCAATTGTCCCTTGAGCGTACGTTGAAGATCACCGCACTTGGCAAGAACCTTACCGGATGTGACCCGTGAAAAACAGCTACAGATTCTTCAGCAATACCGAATGTAAATATTTTCCCTGTCACAAGACGGGCAGACCTGAAAAATTCAACTGCCTTTTCTGTTACTGTCCGCTGTATTTCTTTGAAGAATGCGGTGGGAATTATCGCATGCTGGACTCCGGTGTGAAGGATTGCACCACCTGCATGATTCCGCACACCTATGAAGGGTATGACCACATCGTTGGCAAACTGAAAGAACGGTTTGCCGAAATCCGGTTCGAGAAATTGCCTAAAGAATAACCGAGGGTTACTTTCGAGGCTTCCTTGCGTTGAAAGGCGAGTGGGTCATGTAGTAATCCAACTCGCGTTTCAATTGTTTTCTCTCTCTGGCAGCCGAGTGCTCCTGGGTCTCAAGATCCTGGCTTGCATCCTGGAGTCGAGAAATGGAGATGAAGCAGTTCTTGATGCGTTGCAGTTCGTCGTGACGTTTATTCCTCCAGAAATAATAGGCCAGAATCTTGGCTGCACTTTTTATGTCTTCCTTGGAATAGGGAACCTTTGATCGATCAAGGGGGAAATCATTTTCATCTTCTACCAATGGAAGAACGGTCATAAGGACTTCCTTGGATCGCTGTAACGACTTGGGGCTGATGCGATACACCTTGATTGTTCGCTTGCGGTTGACGAACCATTTGAGGGCATACAGCAGAAAGGTCAGGACAAGTATGCCTACCCACATTTCAGTGTCTGTCATGATAGTATCCTGGAGGGCTGGTGATCTGAGTGTGTGTGCATGGAGTGTCCGTTATTGTTGCTGCGGATTGGGTTATTGGAGTGTCATGAATTCCATGAGATTCTGGCGATAGCCCGAGGGATCGGCGCATTCCATGATTTCCACAGAACCGAATTCATCAGGGATCTGATTCGCGAGATCAATATCCATGGCTTTTATAGGGTGCATCTGCTTGTCCATGACGACCCTGATTTTTGGGTAAAGCGGTTGTTTGGGGTTGGATTCGAAAACCAATGCGTAATTGCCGGTGTTCAGCCGGACAAAGCTTCCCGAGGGGAAAATTCCCAGGCATTTGATGAACAATTGGACTTCCGTGGAGTCGAAATCCTGGTCGCGCATTCCATACATGATTCCCAGTGCCTTGTTGGGCAGGATGGCGTTTTTGTAACAGCGGTCGCTGGTCAGAGCGTCATAGATGTCCGCCAGACAAAGGATGCGCGCAAAGGCCGGGATATCTTTGCGCTTCAATCCGTCAGGGTATCCGGTTCCGTTGAATTTTTCATGATGGAGGCGGATTGCTTTGAGCACCTTTGTCGGTATGGAAGTGCTTTTACTCAGGATGGAGCACCCGTATGCAGGATGTCGCTTCATCTCTTCGTATTCATATTTGGTGAGCCTGCCCGCTTTGTTGACGATCGGGCCCGGTACCGTGGTCTTGCCCAAATCGTGCATCATGCCGGCCATGCCGAGCAGAATGAGATCGTCACGGGACATGCCGATGAATTCGCCGAAAACCACTGCGATGGCGGCCACATTGATGCAGTGGGTGTAAGTGTAGTTGTCAAAGGAAGAGAGCTTTGACAGGCAGATCAGAGTGTCAGGATTGCTGACCGCGGAGTCCACTATGGCACTGGCGGTTTCCACGGCTGACTCGTAGTCGATTTTTCGACCCAGCTTGGCGTCGTTGACGATCCGCATGGCATAGGACATGGCACTTTCATAGGTTACGCTGGCAGTTTGAATGGCCTCAGAAAATGGCGTCCTGACAGTGCCCAAAGGCGTATCTTCCCGCTGGAGGAGAGTGTCGAGTCGTTTTTCATCTGATTGCCCATCGGCATTGTCCACCTTGACGAAGACCTGCTGATACCCGTCTTTTTTGATAGTGGCGATTTGTTCCGAAGATTCGATAATGCCGGGGTCAGTATACAGGTAGGGCAGGTGCTTCCACATTTCCGAGGAAAGCTCTACCACTTCCATGCCCTGCTCGAGTTCATCTATTGAGATTTTCTTTATCATGATTTTGTGCGCGGTTGGTGGGTGTGTTTCTGGATCTTGGTTAGGTACTTTCTAATGCGGCTCTCTTCTTCTTTCATGATGTCCAGAAACATGGCGCCAATGGTGAGGATGCCTTGTTCTCGTTTTGCATTACGGACCACTATGGGCAGCTTGAGGGTTCCGTCAGCCCCGAGATTCATGACTACAAACAGGGTGTCGTCCACTTGGGTTGCGGCTAAAGTGTCCCGGCTGCCTGCATGGGTGGAAATCTTACATCCAGTTTCGCTGACGTTGACGATCAGGCAGTCATGTGCTCCGTCAGAAGAGTGCAATGCTCCGTCAATGTGGCATTTGGTGCGTTCCTTGCGCCTTAACTCGATTTTTTCAATGACGCTGGGGTAATCAAAAAAAATGAGAGACGAGGGCGAGGTGATGGCATTTTGCACAGTCGCCTTGAATCCATACACCGTGCCTTGGTGGAAATATTTTAGAATGATCTGTCCGTCGAGTGCGAGCTCCTGTCGGATGCGGGAGGGGAGACGGACGTTGGCGATGAGGTATTTGTATGGGTCGTAACCCACTATTTTACCGCGGTATGACTGTTCCGTTCCCGGAATACGGATCACAACCTCTTTGCCCAGAGTGATATTCATTTTGACACCAGGAATGACCACGACCTTGGTAGCAGGAGCAAGGGTGGTATTTTCAGGTATGGTGTTTTTTGGGGTCATGATGTGTTTCACCCTCTTTTCAGAGTGCCGCTTAAGCTATATCTTTTTTATGAATACTCTTCAAATACAATAAAAAACGTATCGTATTGGATCGTATCATGTCGATAGGAGAATGTCCTGCTTGGGGATTATGTCGTTATGCAAAATTATTCTAATAAAATTCAATAAATCAGAAGACTACGGCTTCAAACCAGAAGATGGTAGTGTCTTTGTCTCTCCATGCGTTGCGTGGCAATCCTGCCTTGGTGCAGGTCTGGGCCAGGAACGTTTCACGATCCCATTTCCACTCAACCGGAACCTGAGGCAGGAGTAACCCGGAGCGTCCGCCTTTGGCCATGATCAGTCCGTGGCGACCTATTTCCACCAGTTCAGGGTTCGGACAGATCTCGATGGGGCTGAGGATGGATATCTCATAATCGAGTGCGTCAAAGTCCTGTGCGGTCACGGGCGGGAAACGTGGGTCTTCGAAAGCCGCACTCTGGGCCATGTCCCAGATGGTTTGGTAGAGTTCTCCGCCGCCTTGGACGTTGCCGATACATCCCCGGAGGTGTCCGTCGATTTTGAGGGTGACAAAAGCGCCCAAATGCTTCCTGAGGGTCTCAGTCGGGGGGGCAGGCGGGCTGGACGGGCTGTCATTCCGTTTGAGGCCGAAGGAAATGGATTGAACTACCAGTTCCTTGAGATATGTTTTTTCTTCATTGCTGAGCGAAAAACGGAAAGTGGACATGACGCCTCCCTTATTTGGCGTTTTTTACGGCAGGCACGAACAGCATGCCGGCCAGACCGAGGACGAACAGACCAATGACTGCGGACATCCCAACACGCTGGCTACCGGAGGCGAGGGTCAGCCCGCCTACCAGAAATGGACCGATAAAAGACGTCAGCTTGCCCGACAGTGCCAGTAGTCCGAACATCTCCGTACGCAGGTTGGCGGGAGCTGCATGGGCCAGATACGACCGGCTTGATGCCTGGACTGGTCCCACAAATATACCAATGGCCAGCCCGAAAATCCAGAACAGGGTTTTGTCTGTGACGAGCAGAATCGCCGTTCCCGGAGCGATCAGGCCGATTAATGCAAAAAGAATGGTCTTTCGTGGACCGAGCCAGTCATCAAGCCATGCAAAGGATGCTGCCCCTAGACCGGCGGTGACGTTCAACCCGATGCCGAAAAGTATGACTTCGGATGGGGACATGCCGAAAGTGGCTGCCGCATAGATGCCGCCAAAGGCGAACATGGTAGTCAGGCCATCATTATAGAACATGCGGGCCAGCAGGAAAATCACTATATCACGGTAGTCCCGAACATGTTTGATGGAATCACGAACTTGAGTGAAGGCTTCGGTTACCGCCTGTCTGAGAGGAATGCCTGTGGATGGTGTGTCCGGGGAATAGAAAAAGATCGGCAGGCTGAAAAATAAATACCACAGGGCCGTCAGTGGCATGACCGCCCTGATGTGCATGGCTTCCTCTCGAGGGACTCCGAACCAGCCCGGGGGCTGCACGAATCCGTAGAGTGCGATAATGAGAAGAACCAGTCCGCCAGCATAGCCCAGTCCCCATCCCCAGCCGGACCATCGGCCTATATTCTTGGGTGCTGCCAGATCCGGGAGCATCGCGTTGTAGAAAACCATGGCGTATTCGCTGCCGATGGTTCCGATTCCGGCCAGAAGCAGGCCGAGCCATATATATGAGACGTCGGGTTTGACGAACCAGAGAAGAAAGGTGGCCGAGATGCACACCCCGGTAAACAGGCCGAGCCATGGCTTGCGTCTGCCTGATCGGTCGGCCACGGCTCCGAGTAATGGGCCGCCGAGACCGATGATCAGACCTGCTACGCCCATCATGTTGCCCCACTGGGCCGTGCCGAGGGTTTCGTTTTCCGCGACTGCTTTGGTAAAATAGGCCGCGAAAACAAATGTCTGCACCAGTGCTGCGAATCCCGAGTTGGCCCAGTCGTATAGAGCCCACGAACGGAGTGCCCGGAGGCTTCTGTGTGATGTTGAGGAGGACATGGACGAAGGGTAATACAAGCGGGCGATGATGCCAACGGCATATGTCCCGCAATATCAGTGGGGCAAATACCGTAGAAGTATGCTACAGCGTTGAGTATGGAAAAAAGATGTTTTGCCCTACTCATCTTTGTGTCCCTGTTGATGGCACAACCCGCTGTTGCAGGAGAAACAGTCGTGCTCGTATCCAATGAGTATGTCCCTTACGTCAACACTTCAGCCAGAACACAGGGGTTCCTTTCGGAGGTCGTGATTGCTGCCTTTGCAGAGGTCGGAGTGGAAGCTCGTGTCGAGTTCAGGCCATGGCGGCGGTGTGCCATGCTTGTGGAAACAGGAGAAGTGCTGGGCGCATTTCCGTATGCCGTTACTGAGAGGCGGGAGGAGTATGCATGGTTTTCGGATCAGATATGGATTTGTCGAAATGTTTTCTTTTACCTGAAGGGACGTATGGCTGATTTTGATTATACGAGACTTGAGGATCTTCGCAATATGAGAATCGCTGGAACATCCGGTAATTATTACGAAGACATATTTAAAGAGGCACGTCTCAAGGTCGATTATGCGCCGGGAGAAGCTTCGGGTATCAGAAAGATATGGGAGATGCGAAGCGACCTTTT
The genomic region above belongs to uncultured Pseudodesulfovibrio sp. and contains:
- a CDS encoding PilZ domain-containing protein is translated as MTPKNTIPENTTLAPATKVVVIPGVKMNITLGKEVVIRIPGTEQSYRGKIVGYDPYKYLIANVRLPSRIRQELALDGQIILKYFHQGTVYGFKATVQNAITSPSSLIFFDYPSVIEKIELRRKERTKCHIDGALHSSDGAHDCLIVNVSETGCKISTHAGSRDTLAATQVDDTLFVVMNLGADGTLKLPIVVRNAKREQGILTIGAMFLDIMKEEESRIRKYLTKIQKHTHQPRTKS
- the amrA gene encoding AmmeMemoRadiSam system protein A, which produces MSTFRFSLSNEEKTYLKELVVQSISFGLKRNDSPSSPPAPPTETLRKHLGAFVTLKIDGHLRGCIGNVQGGGELYQTIWDMAQSAAFEDPRFPPVTAQDFDALDYEISILSPIEICPNPELVEIGRHGLIMAKGGRSGLLLPQVPVEWKWDRETFLAQTCTKAGLPRNAWRDKDTTIFWFEAVVF
- a CDS encoding MFS transporter encodes the protein MSSSTSHRSLRALRSWALYDWANSGFAALVQTFVFAAYFTKAVAENETLGTAQWGNMMGVAGLIIGLGGPLLGAVADRSGRRKPWLGLFTGVCISATFLLWFVKPDVSYIWLGLLLAGIGTIGSEYAMVFYNAMLPDLAAPKNIGRWSGWGWGLGYAGGLVLLIIALYGFVQPPGWFGVPREEAMHIRAVMPLTALWYLFFSLPIFFYSPDTPSTGIPLRQAVTEAFTQVRDSIKHVRDYRDIVIFLLARMFYNDGLTTMFAFGGIYAAATFGMSPSEVILFGIGLNVTAGLGAASFAWLDDWLGPRKTILFALIGLIAPGTAILLVTDKTLFWIFGLAIGIFVGPVQASSRSYLAHAAPANLRTEMFGLLALSGKLTSFIGPFLVGGLTLASGSQRVGMSAVIGLFVLGLAGMLFVPAVKNAK
- a CDS encoding transporter substrate-binding domain-containing protein, whose amino-acid sequence is MAQPAVAGETVVLVSNEYVPYVNTSARTQGFLSEVVIAAFAEVGVEARVEFRPWRRCAMLVETGEVLGAFPYAVTERREEYAWFSDQIWICRNVFFYLKGRMADFDYTRLEDLRNMRIAGTSGNYYEDIFKEARLKVDYAPGEASGIRKIWEMRSDLFAEDELVGWNLISQLFPGRKSMFGSTPTPWNMNSQHVMISKKYPESEALMKRFNHGLENIRINGVYAGILSRYKKE